A portion of the Bradysia coprophila strain Holo2 unplaced genomic scaffold, BU_Bcop_v1 contig_297, whole genome shotgun sequence genome contains these proteins:
- the LOC119078999 gene encoding uncharacterized protein LOC119078999: MESQLYYLKCKFYKKNFVSQRNGVPIYTGAKDIGAGDLTELLDNIWKTIVDSGCLEREVIVEGENVAWSADVPDIANNQIDKFVQIFDPKGRRNHTPTGISTDLLVSLRSKEVDVVVFVYTRNVATNGIFNIVKKQLLDPAVRDRSTAVANELIDEIIGKLKSAHSHHLTTPQPIGWRIWATFIAAKPTHAHEQLIRDSPPDHVVVLFRNIATSEAEILSNAQQGLRLARNVNGMQRTSLHGIRLRVQQLQSIINSCQREVESLMTHLEYLEQQAEREESLLCDMNNAVQPMESTFSLDTAELVTDCEDIDHMN; the protein is encoded by the coding sequence ATGGAGTCGCAACTGTATTATTTGAAGTGTaaattttataagaaaaacttTGTTAGCCAGCGAAATGGCGTTCCTATTTACACTGGGGCGAAGGATATTGGAGCTGGTGACCTCACCGAACTACTTGATAACATTTGGAAGACAATCGTTGATAGTGGTTGCCTGGAGCGTGAAGTCATCGTCGAAGGCGAAAATGTTGCTTGGAGCGCTGATGTTCCAGATATTGCCAACAatcaaattgataaatttgtgCAGATCTTCGATCCTAAGGGCAGAAGAAATCACACTCCTACAGGCATCAGCACGGATTTGCTAGTGAGCCTAAGAAGCAAAGAAGTGGACGTGGTGGTCTTTGTTTACACTCGCAACGTTGCAACAAACGGAATTTTCAATATTgtgaaaaaacaattattgGACCCAGCTGTTCGTGACCGATCTACTGCCGTTGCCAACGAGTTGATTGACGAGATCATCGGTAAGCTTAAGTCGGCTCACTCACATCATCTAACGACACCACAACCGATAGGCTGGCGAATATGGGCTACATTCATCGCAGCAAAACCAACGCATGCACACGAACAACTTATACGAGACAGTCCTCCGGACCATGTTGTGGTGTTGTTTCGAAATATTGCCACCAGTGAGGCAGAAATTTTATCGAATGCTCAGCAAGGACTTCGTCTTGCTCGAAACGTGAATGGGATGCAACGTACAAGTTTGCATGGTATTCGTTTGCGGGTGCAACAATTGCAATCGATTATAAACTCGTGCCAACGAGAAGTGGAAAGTTTGATGACGCACCTCGAGTATCTGGAACAGCAAGCCGAACGAGAAGAGTCACTCCTGTGTGATATGAACAACGCCGTACAACCAATGGAATCTACGTTTTCGCTTGATACTGCAGAGTTGGTCACGGATTGTGAAGACATTGACCATATGAACTGA